The candidate division WOR-3 bacterium DNA segment GAGGAGGGAAATATTTTGAAAACTTATTAAATCAAAAAATTTAGTAATGTTATATTATTTTACATTTATTTGACTTTTTTATTTTTATTATACTAAAATTTTAACAAATTTTTACCATAAAAAGGAGGTAAAAATGGAAGAATTAGAAAAAATAGTAGAAATTGCAAATCCACAGCATCCTCATTGTCCTGTTGTGCTTTTATTAGATGTATCGGGTTCTATGGCAGGTGTAAAAATATCTTCTTTAAATGAAGGAGTAAAATTATTCAAAGAAGAAATTGAAAAAGATGAACTCGCATCTAAAAGAGTAGACCTTGCAATTATAACTTTTGGAGGAGAAGTTAAGGTGTTTCATCAATTTTCGCCCGTAGAGAATTTTGAACCTGTTGAATTTGAAGCTTCCGGAAATACTCCCATGGGTGATGCAATACTTAAAGGAATAGAGATGGTGGAAGAAAGAAAAAGAGAATATAAGGAAAGAGGAATTGATTATTACAGGCCTTGGATATTTATGATAACAGATGGAGAACCCACTGATATGAGAGAAGGAGACGAAAAATGGGAGGAGGTGATAAAAAGAATTCACGAGGGGGAAAGAAATAAAAAATTCCTATTTTTTTGTGTAGGTGTTGAACCTGCTAATTTTGAAATTCTTAAAAAATTGGCTCCTCCAGAAAGGCCACCCGTGAAACTTAAAGGCACAAAATTTAAAGAACTTTTCATGTGGTTATCAAAAAGTCAGATTAAAGTTTCATCGTCAAAAGTAGGAGAAAAGCTAACTCTGGAAGACCCTGTAAAAGCAGGATGGGGAGAGATAGAACTTTAATAAATTTACCTTTTGTAATAGGTGGTTCTGTAATAGGTCCTTCCCATTTAAGAAAAAATTTACCCTGTCAGGATGCTTGTGCTTATAAGGTAAGCCAGAATAAGGTAATAGTGGCTGTAGCAGATGGACTCGGAAGCGCATCCAAAAGTAACGAAGGTGCAACTTTTGTAGTAAAAGAGATTGTAGATAGTCTCGAAAAAGAGGAAAAATTAAACAAAAGGAATTTAAAGAAATACATAGGTTTAAGCAGGGAAAAATTAAAAAGAAAGGCAATAGAATGTGGAGGAAAATTTGAAGATTTTGCATCAACCCTTATTGTAGTAGTAGTAGAGAGAAGAAAGGTGATTGTTGCTCATATAGGAGATGGAGCGGTAGTTGGGCAAACAAAAAATGGACTTGAAGTTCTTTCTTATCCCGAAGAATCTGAATATATAAATGAAGTAATTCCGCTTACTTATGAAAACTGGGAAAGACATTTAAGATTTAGTATTTACAATAAAAAATTTGAATGTATTGCTGTAATGACAGATGGTTGTCATAGAGCTGCCTTTAAAAAAGAAAAAGATACACTTATTCCTTTTGAGGGCTTTTTTAATCCCATATTTTCCTATTCAAAAAAAATTAAAGATCCAAAAGAAGGGACAGAGGAAATAATAAAATTACTTTCTTCAAAAAAAATAAATGAATATATGGAAGATGATAAGACACTCCTCATAATTGTATTAGAACCGGATTACTCAATAAAATGAGACCCGAACCCGGTGTAACATATTGGACATTAGATAAAAATAAAAAAAGAGGAAAAATACAGATAGGAGAAAAATTAGGCGAAGGTGGAGAAGGAATTGTATTTAATATATATGGATATGAAAAATATTGTGCAAAAATATACACCAAGGAAATTACCGTTGAGTTAAAGAATAAGATTGAGTTAATGTGTCAAAATCCTCCTTCTGATCCAATGGAAAAAAAGGGGGGTCGTTCTATTGCTTGGCCGGTTGTTCCTTTATATGAAGACAGAGATTTAAAAAATTTTGTAGGTTTTATAATGCCTAAAATAGATTTTAATAAGTATAAAAAAATGGCTCTTGTGATAGACCCTTTCGAGCGAAAAAGGAATTTTTTTAGTTTTACATGGAGTGAATTATATCAAGTTGCATTAAATTTATGTAGTGCTATTGCGGCAATTCACAAAAAGGGATATATTATAGGGGATTTAAATGAAAGTAATATTTTAGTAAGCAAGGATGGTCTTGTATGTATAATTGATTGCGATTCCTTTCAGGTTGTGGATAAGAAAACAAATAAGGTTTACAGGTGCCCTGTAGGTAAAGGTTCTTACACAGCACCCGAATTTCAAGATAAAAGTTTTAAAGATACAGATAGAACTATAGAGTCTGATAATTTTGCACTTGGGGTCCTTTTATTTCAGATATTAATGGAAGGGTTTCACCCTTATCAAGCAAGGGGACCTTTGGTAGAGGATGCACCCTCAATCGAGAGCAAAATTAAAAAAGGATACTTTCCTTATTGTTCTAATTCTAAAAATATTGAGCCACCACCTGATGCTCCTCCCTTCGGTATTTTATTTCCTGAGATACAAGAATTATTTAAAAAGTGTTTTGCTGAAGGTCATAAGAATCCGGAGAAAAGACCATCAGCAGAGGAGTGGTATGCTGTTTTTTTAAAAAATAAGGATAAATTTAAAACCTGCAATAATAACCATTTTCATAGTTATGCAGACCATTTAAAAAAGTGCCCTTGGTGTGAAATTAAACAAAAAAAGAGTGAAGATCCTTTCCCTCCCCCTCTTATTGGAAAACAAACTCCTATCTCCCGTCCTGGAATAGAGATCTCTCCAGAGGCAAAAGAAAGAACTTTCAGGGAGTATGTAATAGGACCAGCATTAGCCGATGGAGTTATTTCATCAGAAGAAAGAGAATTCATAAAACAAAAAGGAAAAGAATTAGGGTTTAAAGAAAAAGAAGTTGAAAGGATAATAAAAGAGGAAGAAAAAAAGGTTAGAAAACCCCCGGTAGCACAACCCAAATCGGTAACAAAACCCTCTTTTGTTTTGAGTGAGGAAGAGGAAGAAGGAGTCTATTTTGTCATAGGAGGAATAATTGGATTGTTTATGAATATATTATTTCCTTTCTTATTTTCTACCTATAAATTAATATTATTCTGGTTGTTTTTAATTGGGTTAACTTTATGGTCAACCATTTCTCATAAAGAATCCTTTGGTTTAGCAGTTTTCTGGTTTTTTATTCTTT contains these protein-coding regions:
- a CDS encoding VWA domain-containing protein, with amino-acid sequence MEELEKIVEIANPQHPHCPVVLLLDVSGSMAGVKISSLNEGVKLFKEEIEKDELASKRVDLAIITFGGEVKVFHQFSPVENFEPVEFEASGNTPMGDAILKGIEMVEERKREYKERGIDYYRPWIFMITDGEPTDMREGDEKWEEVIKRIHEGERNKKFLFFCVGVEPANFEILKKLAPPERPPVKLKGTKFKELFMWLSKSQIKVSSSKVGEKLTLEDPVKAGWGEIEL
- a CDS encoding PP2C family serine/threonine-protein phosphatase encodes the protein MGRDRTLINLPFVIGGSVIGPSHLRKNLPCQDACAYKVSQNKVIVAVADGLGSASKSNEGATFVVKEIVDSLEKEEKLNKRNLKKYIGLSREKLKRKAIECGGKFEDFASTLIVVVVERRKVIVAHIGDGAVVGQTKNGLEVLSYPEESEYINEVIPLTYENWERHLRFSIYNKKFECIAVMTDGCHRAAFKKEKDTLIPFEGFFNPIFSYSKKIKDPKEGTEEIIKLLSSKKINEYMEDDKTLLIIVLEPDYSIK
- a CDS encoding SH3 domain-containing protein, which codes for MRPEPGVTYWTLDKNKKRGKIQIGEKLGEGGEGIVFNIYGYEKYCAKIYTKEITVELKNKIELMCQNPPSDPMEKKGGRSIAWPVVPLYEDRDLKNFVGFIMPKIDFNKYKKMALVIDPFERKRNFFSFTWSELYQVALNLCSAIAAIHKKGYIIGDLNESNILVSKDGLVCIIDCDSFQVVDKKTNKVYRCPVGKGSYTAPEFQDKSFKDTDRTIESDNFALGVLLFQILMEGFHPYQARGPLVEDAPSIESKIKKGYFPYCSNSKNIEPPPDAPPFGILFPEIQELFKKCFAEGHKNPEKRPSAEEWYAVFLKNKDKFKTCNNNHFHSYADHLKKCPWCEIKQKKSEDPFPPPLIGKQTPISRPGIEISPEAKERTFREYVIGPALADGVISSEEREFIKQKGKELGFKEKEVERIIKEEEKKVRKPPVAQPKSVTKPSFVLSEEEEEGVYFVIGGIIGLFMNILFPFLFSTYKLILFWLFLIGLTLWSTISHKESFGLAVFWFFILWLLQKFLYSIYIILISAFFTYFYYQLSKKFFQFFPFLLWRKKGAFKFAGCLLLWGLFVGKYIKDTNNLGIFDRKKETKFYIEIKDLINVRVGPDIKFYEITRLPIGRVVDVIEEKGNWYKIRFNKNKTIGWVYKEFTEPVELKEQFLIKINANNVNIRSKPSLDGEIITRFPENYEVKVMAEKNNWYKIIFYLSDELFTGWIYKPLTKIIK